DNA sequence from the Schistocerca americana isolate TAMUIC-IGC-003095 chromosome 2, iqSchAmer2.1, whole genome shotgun sequence genome:
tagttctgacagtaTGACGactactccagaggccttgttttgacttggaTCTTTCACTGTTCTGTCAAATGGCTCGCGCAGTAATCTCTTATCTCCacctacgtcttcttccatttttataatactgcattcatctccctcgtatagaccctctatatgttccttccacctttcagcttttctttctttgcttagtactggctttccatctgCGCACTAGACATTGCTCTATTTCTATAAAAGATGTAAAACTAATTATTTCTAGCGACATTTTTCTGTAAATGTCAAAAATAACAAAATCGTGCAGTGCGATATTTGTGGTGGAACATTATGTTTCAAAACGACTGTGAACAGTATGAGAAAAGACTCAGAACCGAAGGAATCCAACAATAAGTTCATCAATTCACAAAGTACCACAGTAAGGCGAACTATTTCGCTCGTTTCATTGTACTTGACAGCCTGATAAATAACGGTTTCCTACCTGTTACCTACTTGGAACTGTAACCTTGTAAACTATTAGCCGAATAGTTCAACCATCAGCCATTGACGTAAATACCAACATTAAAGACGTGTCCATGCCTATGAAAGGAAAGCTCCTTTGATGCCATAGAGTCGCTCTGTTCACTGATTTGTCCATAACAGAACTGACATCTCAAAAAAATAACTTGcttaaacattaaaaattatggaTAGCCCTAAATAATTTAAATTATCGAGATACTGCAGTTAATGTTGTCTGTCAATTCGTTTAAATTCCAGTACGTGATATATTAACAACCGATGGAGTCGCTAGGGCAGGTATCTTCGTAAATCAAATAGAGAACAGATTctttgaaacatatttttttatttttatttttttaaatttactactaGACGTATTCTGACGAAACTCTTGTcctctttgccggccggggtggccagttCATCAGGGAATATAAATGACTTGCATATAACTTTccctgagccggccgttgtgaccgagcggttctaggcgcttcagtctcgaaccgcgagaccgctacggtcgcaggttcgaatcctgcctcgggcatggctgtgtgtgatgtccttaggttaggtaggtttaagtagttttaagttctaggggactgatgacctcagctgttaagtcgcatagtgctcagagccatttgaaccatcttgtcctCTTTAACAGCACGATGGCTGAAACGTCATCATACAATCAGCCTGTATAAaatgtgtaacctcccaacaataaaaatatgtataacattgacattcagtgtaacgtcccaacagtttattattccgtaacctcgcaataataacgtgaataacctcccaataaaaaatgtgactcatatataacctttcaataattaactgacagtgaatctaaactggtaaatttggacgtcagcactgctgcgtcctggccctgaaagatcattctgaataaattgaaaattcttacctcactgaagtcgccggataacgcgtatatatctgctcctataagaattttttctggcacatgctagtgcaatgctggccgctagatttgtcatgtataaaaagaaacaactgatttttccttacGATAATCTGGACgatcatggattggagaagttAGTAAAATCTTTACATTCAGACGAATGAttgccaaaagttaattttataaaaaagattaaaattaaaagattttttttgaaacatgtacatgggacttgatataacaataatacaaatttagttacaataaattaaatatgcgcgcggctgtttttaccttatattacatcgctcaggcaccgccatcgctccccacgaccggtccCGCGAACTCCATACATCCGACTGCTAGCTACTGCTTACTCCTAGTgtcactgctcttactgcagccaacaccgctctctggtctgagatactcttatagcttacatatcgcaggcagcgcgtgagcaatccatcgaaattacatctgctcgagtgcgctagcaataaattccttagtcatggacctctcaCAAATGGAGCATCATAATCATTAATATACTGCTTACTATTTACTCTTTTGTGTACACAGGCCTTACGTTGATATACGCATATATCCCACGTTGACTCTGCACGAATCCAAGTATCGTATTACTCGTTTCATTGATAACAGCCGTGGACTCTTTGACCATCACAAGTGACACAGGTGTACCGGCACGCAGTTATTTTTAAGCTGTTTCTATGCCGTAATATGAAACTTGTAAGTACGTGGATGTTGACAGACTGTAAACTAGTTATACATACTGTTGTTCTCCTATTACATTGATCTTAgtagttactttgtattatatcttAGTAGATGCTTGGCAATGGCACATAAGTCGAAGctgcaataacaaaataaaaacagatacATATGAAGATAGTAAGTGTTCTCGAAAGAaaggataccattgatgaccgtgcagtttctctagaataaaggataattaattgaaaccctcagctgccgacaggtgttgttgacatgccttgatggggacagctgaaaatgtgtgccccgaccgggtgtcgaacccgggagctccttctgacatggcagacgctctatccatctgagccaccgaggacaaagtcgaacagcgtgactgcagggacttattccttgcacgcttcccgtgagacccacattcccgactgtccacaatctacatacgtaaagttcctaatagatactttgccgATCCACTCGTTACCCGCGCCCACTTaagttgacgattcccgtaagggttcgggcaacctgtgcgcactcgcacagacgaagttcaatggccgggtagccattttaactatatatgaagatagtaaatgttctcgaaagaacaaataccattgatgaccgtgcagcttctgtagaataaatgatatttaattgaaaccctcagctgccggcagctgtccccatcaaggtatgtcagcaacacctgtcggcagctgagggttgcagttaattatcatttaaaaacAGATACGGTCAAACGTGGAAAACAACGTGACTTCAAAAAATGACGTCATTTAATCGATAGAAGGTTGCGGATGGAATAACGACACACACTGTTTATGCGTCATTAGATAAGGAACTTTATTCAGAACGATTATGTACACTGGACAACAGTGAGGGCGTGGCGACGTGTCACTGGAGACGTGAGGGCCACGGTCCCCCGCTACTTGCGGCAGTGGCACACGCCGTCCTCGCAGTGGCCGCCCTTGTAGCCCTTGTTCATGGCGATGCAGCGCGCGGCGCACGCAGTCTTCCACGCCGAACGCGCTCAGCAGGTCGCACGTGACTCGCACGTGCCGGTCGCCGTGCTCATCCTCTCCTCCCGCTGCAATTAACAGAATAAACAACCACTTTTTGATTCAATGGAAATTTAACGGACTTCGACATTCGTTGTGATACAGTCAGCCACTTCACTGGAGAAAGAAATGTTAAACTGGTCACATCGATGTCTCTTTTCATAATGCGCCGTAAACTGCTAAGCGACTCTCAAAGCATCAAACAAACAAGAAATTGACAGACATTATTTTTCCGTAACCAAACTTCACAGTTATTACATGTCATAGAGTAAGCACACCGGagaagaaaactgtcattctcAAGGAACATACGCTAATACTGTGTAACACTACTTCTCCCTCATAGTGGCGTCAGTTCGACGAAAAATACCTTACAAATTCCTTCAGTAATGTCACATCCATCTGAAACCACTCACTTATGATTCGCTCCGGTAAAATTACCCATTTGTGAAGATGCTCACCGCTACATTTCACCTGCTATTCCCAATAGTCCTTGATATATTCTTTGGGATCAAGATAAGGTGATGTGGCGGGCCAGTCGAGGTTCCGTAGGCTGCCTGAGTGAAATTATAGGAATGTATGGATACAGCACCGTGATCGCCCCTATCTTACGTTACCTTGGAAGGCGGGAGCGTTCAAAGTACTGTTATCATGAAAACGAAACGGTAAGAAGTGAGCACTGGCTGTGATGAAAGCAACATCGTGGTTCCTGTTCACGGTAACCAGAATGAGCGGCCCAATTCATGGCACGAAAAACGCCCTATGAACACAATATACCCCTCTTCGGCCGTGATTACCATCTACAAACACTGTGGGTCAATCGCCTCGTTCGATGCACTCG
Encoded proteins:
- the LOC124594032 gene encoding uncharacterized protein LOC124594032, whose amino-acid sequence is MRTCVAAVLLAFVTFAILTSAAPAGGEDEHGDRHVRVTCDLLSAFGVEDCVRRALHRHEQGLQGRPLRGRRVPLPQVAGDRGPHVSSDTSPRPHSSTYVPLPSIY